A DNA window from Vigna angularis cultivar LongXiaoDou No.4 chromosome 1, ASM1680809v1, whole genome shotgun sequence contains the following coding sequences:
- the LOC108335949 gene encoding dof zinc finger protein DOF5.6 has product MGFSSLHVCMNSSDQWLQGTIHEECGVDSSSPSADMLPCSRPMTERRLRPSQEQALKCPRCESTHTKFCYYNNYSLSQPRYFCKTCRRYWTKGGTLRNIPVGGGCRKNKKVSTKKHNDHQPAINQNQTQPAGPSYIHNHKDLQHSFLDVQFSHLNNILGTNAGVLGNPNFMDSKYSMGILENPGHIDFMESGLDGMNMIRGSTRSLDVLENSDMSVGGGGVGLGDMSGYNGLPLNYQGLSSAAFGSMSLDGGISNVGSYIMDSCQRLMLPYDGGHNILNGSVDVKPNPKLLSLEWQDQACSEAEKVSLGYLNGSGSWSGYGSSTTNPLV; this is encoded by the exons ATGGGTTTTTCCTCTCTCCATGTCTGCATGAATTCATCAGATCAATGGCTGCAG GGCACAATTCACGAGGAGTGTGGGGTGGATTCTTCTTCACCATCTGCCGACATGCTTCCATGCTCGAGACCGATGACAGAGAGGAGGCTAAGACCCTCACAAGAGCAAGCCCTCAAGTGCCCTAGGTGTGAATCAACACACACCAAATTCTGCTACTACAACAACTACAGTCTCTCTCAGCCCAGGTATTTCTGCAAGACATGTAGAAGGTACTGGACCAAAGGAGGCACTCTCAGGAACATTCCTGTTGGAGGTGGTTGCAGAAAGAACAAGAAAGTTTCAACTAAGAAACACAATGACCACCAACCAGCTATTAATCAAAACCAAACACAACCTGCAGGACCCTCTTATATTCATAATCACAAAGATCTTCAACATTCCTTCTTGGATGTGCAGTTTTCCCACCTAAACAATATACTTGGGACTAATGCTGGGGTACTGGGAAACCCTAATTTCATGGATAGTAAGTATAGCATGGGCATACTAGAGAACCCTGGGCATATTGACTTCATGGAAAGCGGGTTGGATGGTATGAATATGATTAGGGGTTCAACTAGGAGTTTGGATGTTCTTGAAAATAGTGATATGAGTGtgggtggtggtggtgttggGCTTGGTGATATGAGTGGCTACAATGGATTGCCATTGAATTATCAAGGTCTTTCTAGTGCAGCATTTGGGAGCATGTCCCTTGATGGAGGCATTAGCAATGTTGGAAGTTATATAATGGACTCTTGCCAGAGACTTATGTTGCCCTATGATGGAGGTCATAACATCCTTAACGGTTCAGTTGATGTGAAGCCAAACCCTAAGTTGCTGTCCCTTGAATGGCAAGATCAGGCTTGCTCTGAGGCTGAAAAAGTGTCATTGGGATATCTCAATGGTTCAGGATCATGGAGTGGCTATGGATCTTCCACAACAAACCCTTTGGTCTAG